A region of the Massilia sp. erpn genome:
CGGCCACATCGAGGCCGGCCAGTTGGGCGGCGGCTGGGCTGAGCGCCACCAGATAGGGCGCCGGCAGGGGCGTCGGCATCAGACGCGTATAGAAAGCCGGCGGCAGGCTGGCGAAGGAATTGTCCAGAGGCAGGGAGAAAATGGCAGTTCCGATCGGTAAGGGCTGGTAAAGCGCGGATTTTAACGCATAGCAGCGATTTTATTGCGGCCACCCTGGATTGCAAGAGGGCTTTACATCTGCTGACAAAAGCTGGCCTTTCTATACTGCATTGCAGCATGGAAATCGGTTGACGGCAGCCCGTGGCGCATCCGACACTCGTTATGAAAAAAACAAATCCGGCACACAGGAGCCCGCATGCCCGTCTTGCCTTCCAGCCCCCTGATGGGGCAAATGATGGAGGAGCCGCTGCTCATCTCCAGCATCATCGAGTTTGCCGCCCGCCATTACGGCTCCAGTGAAATCGTCTCGCGCCGCGTGGAAGGCGATCTCCACCGCTACACCTACCGCGAATGCCGTCTGCGCGCCTGCCGCTTGGCCAATGCCTTGCACTGGCTGGGCGTGCGCATGGGCGACCGGGTGGCGACCCTGGCCTGGAACGGCTACCGCCACCTGGAAGCGTATTACGCCGTGTCCGGCTCGGGCGCGGTGCTGCACACGATCAACCCGCGCCTGCATCCCGACCAGCTGGCCTATATCATCAACCACGCCGAAGACCAGTACCTGCTGTTCGACCTGAACCTGCTGCCCCTGGTGGAAGCGGTGGCGCCGCATTGCAAGGGCGTCAAAGGCTATATCCTACTGGCCGGCCCCGAGCATCTGCCGGCCGAGACCAAGATTCCCGAGCTGATGAGCTATGAGGCGCTGATCGCCACCCATTCCGACGATTTCGCCTGGCCCAAATTCGATGAGAATTCGGCCGCCTCGCTGTGCTACACCTCGGGCACGACCGGCAATCCGAAAGGCGCGCTGTACTCGCACCGCTCGACCGTGCTGCATGCCTACGGCTCGGCCATGCCGAACGCGCTGAACGTGTCGTCGCGCGACACGGTGCTGCCGGTGGTGCCGATGTTCCATGTGAATGCCTGGGGCTTGCCGTACTCCGTGCCGCTGTCGGGCGCCAAGCTGGTCTTTCCCGGCTGCGCACTGGACGGCAAATCGCTGTACGAATTGTTCGAAGGCGAAAAAGTCAGCTTCTCGGCGGGTGTGCCGACCGTCTGGCTAGGCCTGGTCAACCATGTGCTGCAGCATGGCCTGAAGTTTTCGACCTTCCGCCGCACCGTGATCGGCGGCGCGGCCTGTTCGCCGACGCTGATGAATACCCTGATCGATGAGCTGGACGTGGACGTGATCCACGCCTGGGGCATGACCGAGATGTCGCCGCTCGGCACGGCCGGCGGCCTGTTGGCGCGCCACCTGGAATTGCCGCGCGAGGAGCAGCGCAAGGTGCTGCTGAAACAGGGCCACGCCATCTATGGCGTCGACATGCGCATCGTCGACGACGAGGGCAAGCTGCTGCCCTGGGATGGCAGCAGCTATGGCCATCTGCAGGTGCGCGGGCCCTGGATCATCCATTCCTATTTCAAGGAGGAGGGCGGCCAGGTGCTGGAGGATGGCTGGTTCCCCACCGGCGATGTGGCCACCATCGACGCCGACGGCTATATGCAGATCACCGACCGCAGCAAGGATGTGATCAAGTCGGGCGGCGAGTGGATCGGCACCATCGACCTGGAAAATATTGCCATGTCGCATCCGGCCGTGCTGCAAGCCGCCTGCATCGGCGTGCGCCACCCGAAATGGGATGAACGTCCCTTGCTGATCGTGGTCTGCAAGCCTGGGCAGAGCGTGAGCCGCGCGGACTTGCTGCAGTTTTACGAGGGCAAGGTCGCCAAATGGTGGTTGCCCGACGATGTGGTCTTCACGGAAGCGCTGCCGGTGGGTGGCACGGGCAAGATCCAGAAGAACAAGCTGCGCGAGCAATTCCGTAATTACCAACTGGCAACGTCAGAAACCCCGACAACATAAACGCATCCTGTCGGGAAACTTTACATTTGAAAGTAAATAGATCTGGCCTTAAAAGCTAAGTCATTGATTAATAGCATTTCCCGTTCCTTGGCATGGCTTATGCGTGCTTGCAAATCGCAACTAACCTGGGGAACGGAAATGAAAAACTGGAAGAGGCCTCTTCGGCTGGCGGCAGCAGTGCTGCTGGTCATGGCTGGCACGGCATCGCAGTCGCATGCCGGCTTGCTGACGATCGAATTCTCCAACGCCGGAGCCTTCTCCGGCAATGCGCCTCCTGGCTCGCCGGGAGTCTACGCCAAGGCGGTATTCGATGACGGCGGCGGTACCGGCACGGTAACGCTGACTATGAGCGTGCTCAGCAATCTCCTCGTTGGCGCTTATGTCAACGATTGGTACTTTAACGTTGATCCGGGTAAAGCCTTGCCAGGCATTGCCTTCTCATCGGGAACGGCGGCATCGTCAATCACAGAAGGCACGGATTGCTGCAAGGCTGATGGTGTCGGCGGCGACTACGACATCTACTTCGCATTTCCGACGGCAAATCCGGGGCAACTGGCGCGCAATGCCACCTCGGTGTACACCCTGACCGGCACCGGGCTGACGGCAAGTTCTTTTGACTTCCTGTCGACGCCGAAGCAGGATGGCGGCAGTTATATCGGCGCAGTCCATGTGCAGGGGTATAACGACAGCGTCTGGCTGGGCGGCACCAAAGGGAGTAATGGCGGTGGCGGTGGTGGTGGTGGCGGCGGTTCGGGCGGGGAGGTGCCGGAGCCGGGAAGCTTGCTGCTGGTCGGTCTTGGCCTGCTGTCCTTGGGCCTGGGCCGGAAATTGCGCCTTGGTTCGAAGACGGAATGAGGATCCTGCTCGTTCCTCTCCAAGAAAAGCCCCGCGGTTGCGGGGCTTTTCTTTTAGGTAAAGCTTATTTGCTTACTTGCACGGAGCTGGTGGAGCGGTTCCCGGCCTTGTCGGTCGCAACAGTCTGGAGCGTATGCTGGCCGGCGCTCAGGCCGCCCGTTTTCCAGGTGTAAGACAGGCTGCTGCCGCTGCCGTTCGCCTTGAGCTGGCCGTCGATATACAGCGCCAGCGAAATACCGGCGGCACCGCCATTGTCGGAAGCGTTCACCTTCACATTGACATTGCCGCTGACTCTGCCGGATACCGGATTGGTGATCCTGACGGTGGGCGCTTGCGTGTCCTTGTTGACAACGGAAGTGCTGTTGGCGACGTTGACGGAAACCGGCGTGGAGGAAGCCATATTGCCCGCCGCATCGTAAGCCACGGCGACCAGCGCTGCCATGCCGTTCGCCACGCCTTTGGAATCCCAGGAGAAGGCGTACGGCGCGCTGTTGTCGCTGGCCACCACGGTGTTGTTGACCTTGAGGTCGACGCGCGCCACGCCGACATTATCCGTTGCGTTGACATTTACGGTCACGGCGCCAGTGACCGAGCTGCTGGCCGAGGGTGAAGCGATGGCGACGGTCGGCGCGCTCGTGTCCTTGCTCACGGTGGCGGTGGCGCTGCGCGCGGCGGCCACGGCGGCGGCGGCGTTCACGCGGCCGTTGCCGAAGTAGATGTCGCGGCCCGGCGTGCCGAGGTCCACGGCGGTCGCGTACAGCAGGCTTTCGATCTTGCCGCCGTCCAGGCCCGGATTGGCGGACATCATCAGCGCCGCCACGCCGGCGACGACCGGGCTGGCGAAGGAGGTGCCGTTCCAGGCGCTGTAGCCGCCGCTCATATTGGTGGTATAGATATAGGAACCGGGCGCCGACAGCGAAACGAAGCTGCCATAGCTGGAGAAGCTGGAGCGGGCATCGGCGCTGTCGGTGGCCGACACCGCGATCATGCTCGTGGTCGGCGCATAACCCTCATCGCGGTTGTTATTGCCGGCCGCGACGAACAGCAGGCCGCCTTTGCTCTTCAGATAATTGGCCGCGCTCTGGACGGCCGCACTGGCGGGAACGCTGTCGTAGCTGAGGTTCACCACGCGGGCGCCATGATCGGCGGCGTAAGTCACGCCGCTGGCCATGGTCGAATAGTAGGCGTAGCAGGAACCGCTGGCATCCTTGAAAGCGATGCGCACCGGCATGATTTTGGCGTTGCCCGCCACGCCGGCCACCCCGGCGCCATTGTCCATGGCTGCGGCTGCGACGCCGGCCACGGCCGTGCCGTGGCCGCAGACATCGCTGGTGTCGGCATTATTGCCGTCGACGTTCCAGCCGGCCACTATGCGCGGCGCCAGATCCGGATGGGCACCGTAGACGCCGCTGTCGAGGATGGCGATGGTCACGCCGGCACCTTGCGCCATATCCCAGGCGGCCGGCGCGCCGATCTTGGCGATATGCCATTCGCTACCCAGATAGGGGTCGTTCGCGGTGGCGCTCAGCTTGACGCGGCGGTCCAGCTCCACATATTTGAACTGCGGATCCTTGCGCAGTTTTGCGAGCGCGGCTTTTTCCGAGCCCTGCGGCAGGTCGATCATGTGAATATTGCTTTGCCCCACCTTGCGGCGTTTGCCCTTGTGCGGCCGGATGGCCTCGTCAAAGCCGGCCTCGGTCACGCCTTCGCGCGGCTCGACCAGGATGCGACCGTGGGCGTATTCGCTGTCAGCCAGATCTTCGTCCTGCTGAACGTGTTGGGGTTTGCCAGCCTGCGCCGGCGGTGTGACGGCGGTCAGGGCGGCGGCGGTGGCGAGGATGGAGGCGGAAAGGAAGGTGTTGCTTTGCGGGAAAATAGTCGCGCGCTTCTTCATGGGGGAGTCCAGTTTTAATAATATGCAAAGTTGTCGGGCGTCATTCTAGCAAAGCATAATGCTGAGCTAAATCAATAACTTACGGCAATTATGCGCAGCAACTATCAATACAATAATTGAATTTGATAGTGTTAAGCCGCGTTGATTCGGTGCAAATAAAAAACCGGGCAATTGCCCGGTTTTCAGAGGAGGGCGGGTATCAGCGGGTGACTTGCACGCTGCTGCTGGTGGTGTTGCCGGCGGCATCCTTGGCCACGACCTGGATGGTGTGGGTGCCGCTGGTTTCCTTGCGGGTGTTCCAGCTGTAACCCAGGCTGCTGCCGGTGCCGGACGCTTTCTTCGCGCCATCGATGTACAGGGTCAGCGAGATGCCGGCCGCGCCATTGTTATCGGCCGCGCTGATGCTGACGTTGACGGTGCCGCTGACTGCGCCGGAGGTCGGGTTGGCGATGGCGACGGTCGGTGGCGTGGTGTCTTTCACTGGAGCGGGAACGCCGTTGGCCACGTTGACCGAGATCGGGGTGGAGGAGGCGACATTGCCGGCAGCGTCATACGCCACCGCAACCAGTTGCGCCATGCCGTTCGCGGCGCCGTTGGAATCCCAGGCGAAGGAGAAGGGGCCGGCGGTATCGGTGGCCACCACAGTGCCGTTCACTTTCAGATCGACGCGGGTCACGCCGACGTTGTCGCTGCTGCTGGTGGTGACGGCAACGGTGCCGGACACGGTGCTGTTGGCCAGCGGGGCCGCCAGGGAAATGCTCGGTGCGGTGGTGTCGGCTGGCGGCGCATAGTTCTTGGCGGCCTGCACGGCGGCGCCGGCATCCACGCGGCCGTAGCCGAAGATCGGATCGCGGCCGGCGGCGCCCAGGTCGGCGGCGGTGGAGAACAGCAGGCTTTCGATCTTGCTGCTGTCGAGGGCTGGGTTGGCGGCCATCATCAGGGCGCCGACACCGGCGGCGACCGGGCTGGCGAAGGAGGTGCCATTCCAGGCGCTGTAGCCGAGGCTGTTGTTGGTGGTGTAAATGTAGGAGCCAGGTGCGGCCAGCGAGACGAAGTTGCCGTAGCTGGAGAAGCTGGAGCGCGCGTCGCTGCTGTCGGTGGCCGACACGGCGATCAGGCTGGTGCTGGGAGCGAAGCCCTCGTCGCGGTTGTTGTTGCCGGCGGCGATGAACACCAGGCCGCCTTTGTTCTTCATATACTGCGACGCGCTCTGAATGGCCGAGCTGCCTGCGGCGCCGTCAAAGCTGACGTTGGCGATGCGGGCGCCATGGTCGGCTGCCCAGGTGATGCCGCTGGCGATGGTGCTGTAGTAGGCGTAGCAGCTGTTGCTGGCAGTATCCAGGTAGGCAATACGCACCGGCATGATCTTGGCTTGGCCTGCGACACCGGCCACGCCGGCGCCGTTGTTGGTGGCGGCGGCAGCGCTGCCGGCGACGGCCGTGCCATGGCCGCAGACGTCGGAAGTGTCGGTATTGCTGCCGTAGATGTTGTAGCCGGCGACCAGGTTAGGGGCCAGGTCGGGGTGGGCGCCGTTCACGCCGGAGTCCAGGATGGCGATGACGACGCCGGCGCCTTGCGTGATATCCCAGGCGGCCGGGGCGTTGATCTTGGCCTGGTGCCATTCGCTGCCCATATAGGGGTCGTTGACGGCCATGCTGACTTTGACGCGCTTGTCCAGTTCGGCGAACTTCACGCCTGGGTGTTTTTTCAGCTGGGCCAGCACGGCTTGTTCATTGGCGCCGGATGGCAGTTCGACGACGTGCAGATTGCTCTGGCCCATCTTGCGGCGCTTGCCGCCGTGCGGCTTGAGCATGGTTTCGAATTCGGTGGCGGTCAGGCCGGCGCGGGCTTCTACCAGGAGGCGGCCACGGGCAAATTCCGCGTTATCGTTCGCGGCGAAGGCAGGTGCGGCCAGGGTTGCCAGGGCGGTTGCGATTGCTGCGGAGAAGGCCGGGGTGGTGATGAATTTCATGGTAGCGAGTCCTATATTTCCAAAGTTCTGAAAAAGTAAGGACTGCCGCCTGCCCGGTGAGGGACAGATTGGAGACGCCACGCAGGTATGCAAATACCCGTCGTGTGTACGATGTACTAAGTCTGGCAGTCCTGCCGTCATAGAGCCGAAGCTCCTTAGACCGATGACTTTGCGTCCCAGGCTTTCGCCTGGTTTGCCCTTGTCAGTTAGTTGCTGGATGGAATCTTATTCCATGAAATGCCGTGTGGCAAGTATTTTATGAGTATTTTTTGATGCCCTATGAAAATAATCTAGGTGGAATAGAAATGTTTAAAAAAATCAGCGTAATCAAAGACTTGGATTGCATATCAATTTGAAAGTGATATTACTTTTGAGTAATGAAAATTAATACTTGGAAGTGTTGAAAACAGATTATCTGAGATAATTATCTTTCATTGAAAAAACATTAAACTCAAGCCCTGGCTTCTCTATGAAAAGTCATACTTTCGGTAGCTTCTGCGCGTGCGCCAAAAAAAGAAAACGATCGTTCTTTTGTGGGGTATAGTAGGCTTCCGGAATTCACCAGTTCACACCACAATAAGGAAGAGACATGAGTGCCGACTACGCAGTCCACGGTTCTGTTGCTGTGATTACACTGAACAACCCGCCGGTCAATGGCATGGGCTTGGCGACGCGCACTGCCGCCGTCGCCGGCCTGCGCCAGGCCCAGGAAGATCCTGCCGTGAAAGCTATCGTCATCACCGGCGCCGGTAAGGCCTTCTCCGGCGGCGCCGACATCAAGGAGTTCAATTCGCCCAAGGCGCTGACCGAACCCACCCTGCATACCCTGATCCGCACAGCGGAAGACTCGATCAAACCGGTGGTGGCAGCCATTCATAGCGTGTGCATGGGCGGCGGCCTGGAGCTGTCGCTTGGATGCAACTACCGCGTGGCCTTGCCCGGCGCCCAGATCGCCTTGCCGGAAGTGAAACTGGGCCTGCTGCCGGGTGCCGGCGGCACCCAGCGCCTGCCGCGCGTGCTGGGACTGGAGCCGGCGCTGAATATGATCGTGTCCGGCACGCCCGTGTTGTCGGAAAAATTGGCGGGCAGCGCGCTTTTCGATGAAGTGTTCCCAGCCGGAACCAATCTGATCGAAGCGGCCGTCGCCTTTGCCGAAAAAATCGCCGATGTGCGGCCGCTGCCCAAGGTGCGCGAGCGCAAGGTCGACTACCCGAACCATGAAGCCTTCCTGCAGTTCTCGCGCAATACCGTGAAGGCCGTGGCCGGGCCGTTCCCGGCCCCGCTGGAATGCGTGGAAACGGTGGCCGCCGCCGTCACCATGAAATTCGAGGATGGCCTGAAGTTCGAGCGCGAGCGCTTCCTGCACCTGATCCAGACCACCGAATCGAAATCGCTGCGCCATGCCTTCTTCGCCGAGCGCGAGGCCAGCAAGGTGCCGGATGTGCCCTCCGATACCCCGGTGCGCGAGATCCGCAAGGCGGCCATCATCGGTGCCGGCACCATGGGCGGCGGCATTGCCATGAACTTCGCCAATGCGGGCATCCCCGTCATCCTGCTGGAAACGAAACAGGAGGCGCTGGACAAGGGCCTGGCCACCATCCGCAAGAACTATGAGAACACGCTGAAGAAGGGCAAGCTGACGCAGGAGAAGATGGACCAGCGTCTGGCCCTGGTCGGCGGCACGCTGGCTTATGAGGAGATCGCCGATGCCGATATCGTGATCGAGGCCGTGTTCGAGGACATGGGCGTGAAGGAGACCGTGTTCCGCAAGCTGGACGAGGTGATGAAGCCGGGCGCCATCCTGGCCAGCAATACCTCGACGCTGGACGTGGACCGGATCGCCGCCTTCACCGGCCGCCCGCAGGACGTGATCGGCACCCATTTCTTCAGCCCGGCCAATGTCATGAAGTTGCTGGAAATCGTGCGCGGCAAGCAGACCGGCAAGGATGTGCTGGCGACGGCGCTGGCGCTGTCGAAGAAGCTGAAGAAAACCGGCGTGGTGTCGGGCGTGTGCGACGGCTTTATCGGCAACCGCATGATCGAACAGTACAGCCGCCAGGCGGGCTTCCTGCTGGAAGAGGGCTGCTTGCCGGAGCAGGTCGACCAGGCGCTCGAGAAGTTCGGCTTTGCCATGGGGCCGTTCCGCATGGGCGATTTGGCGGGCAACGATATCGGCTGGTATATCCGCAAGCGTCGCTATGTCGAGAAGCCGGAGATCAGCTATTCGAAAACGGCCGACCTGCTGTGCGAGATGGGCCGCTTCGGCCAGAAAACGGGCGGCGGCTGGTACGACTATAAGCCGGGCGACCGCAAGGCCTATCCGAACGAGGAAGTCAACGCCATGATCGTGCGCCACTCGGCCGATATCGGCGTGCAGCGCCGCGCCATCGGCGACGAGGAAATCGTGCAGCGCCTGGTGTATGCCCTGGTGAACGAGGCGGCCTTGATTCTGGAAGAAGGCATCGCCCTGCGCGCCTCGGACATCGATATGGTCTACCTGACCGGCTACGGTTTCCCGCTGCACCGCGGCGGCCCGATGTTCTATGCCGATACGGTCGGGCTGCCGAATGTGCTGGCGTCCATCGAGAAACTGGCCAAAGGCTATCACGGGGAGGCCTGGACGCCGGCGCCGCTGCTGGTCAAGCTGGCCGCCGAAGGCAAGGGCTTCAACAGCCGCTAAGCGCGTCCTTCTGGCCTGCCGGGCGGGATTCAGGCGATCCGCTTGCGCATGCGCGACAGCGGCAGCTGAATCCCGCCCGGCAGGCTCAATTCGAAGTCTTCCGTCACCTCGAAGCCGCTGGCCAGGTACAGCGGCACGCCCGGCATGGTGGCGGCCAGTTCCAGCGTCTTGAAGCCCTGGGCCACCGCTTCCGCTTCGCAATGGCGCATCAGCATGCTGCCCAGACCCTGGCGCGGCACCTCCGGATCGACAAAGAAGGCGCGGATGCGTCCCGCCTGCGTGGCCGGATCGAGCAGGGGATCGGGACCGCTCTTGGCCCTGTCGCCACCGAACAGGGTGGCGCGTTTGCTCCAGCCGCCGCAAGCCACGGCCTCGCCCTCGCGTTCAATAATGAAGTAAGTGCCGTCCATCACCAGCTGGCTGTCCACGCCGAAGACATGGCGGGTGACGGCCGCCGCCTGCTCGTCGCTGTAAAAGCCCTTGCTCAAACCTATGCCGGAGCGGGAAATCAGCGCTTCCATGCGCGGGATATCGGCTGCGGTGGCGGTGCGCAGCACGCTGCGCGGGGCTGGGGTAGGGGGCGATTGGCTCATGCAAAAATGGTATCATGAAGCGCAAAACGGTGGAGGGCAGCATGCGCGGCAAGCGGTTTCGTCATCTCTTCCATATCGCAGTGGTGGTGCTGCTGGCGCTGGTGTTGCTGCTGTTTAGCGGCCAGGCCGGGGCGCGCGAGCTGCTGGTGGTGGGCGCGCATTTCGAGCGCGTCTTCGAGCGCACGCCGGAAGGGGAATTCACCGGCCTTGGCCCGGAGGTCGTGCGCATACTTGCCACGCGCCTGGGTCATACGGCGCGCTTTGAAATCTACCCCTGGGCGCGCGCCCAGGCCATCCTATCCCAGGGCAAGGCCGATATTCTGGTCGGCCCCTACAAATCCTTCGAACGCGTGCAGCGCATGGCGTTTTCGCGTCGTCCGTTTTACCAGGACCAGATGGTGTTCTATGCGCTGAACACCTCCGGCATCGTCTGGCATGGCGATTTCGCCACCCTGGCCGACCACCGCATCGTCATCATGAATGGCTGGACCTATGGCGAACAGTTCGAGCAGGCCCGCCCCATGCTCAAGGTGAGCGTGGCGAACAGCGTGGAAAGCGGGTTAAAAATGGTGGAGGCCCAGCACGTGGTCCTATTTGCCAGCAACCGGCGCAATACCGAGCCGGTCTTGGCGAAACTGGGCTTGGCGGGGCAGATGGCGCCGCTGGCCCATGTGATCCAGGTGCAGGACGGCTATTTCGCCTTCCCCAAGCGCCAGCTGCATGAAGCCTTGCGGCGCGAGTTCGACCAGGCCTTCGCGGCCATGGTCGAGAGCGGGGAATTGAAGCGCCTGGGGCAGCGCTTCGACGTTACCGTGCCTTGATGGCTTGCCTTAGTTGCGGCGGCGCGAAGGCGTCAGCACGCTGGGCAGCGCCTTGGGCAGAGTGTCCGGATAATCGCGGCTGAAGTGCAGGCCCCGGCTTTCGCGGCGCTGCAAGGCGCTGTTGACGATCATCGAGGCCACATCGACCAGATTGCGCAGCTCGAGCAAGTCATGGGTGATGCGGAAGTTGCGGTAATACTCGTCGATTTCCTCTTTCAGCAGGGCGATGCGGTGCTGGGCGCGTTCCAGGCGCTTGGTGGTGCGCACGATGCCCACATAATTCCACATGAAGCGGCGCAGTTCGTCCCAGTTGTGGGCGATGACCACTTCCTCGTCGGCGTCGCTGACGCGGCTTTCATCCCAGTCCGGCAGATAGGGCGCGTCGACTTTTTCCTTGGACAGAATATCGTCGGCGCAGGCGCGGCCGACCACCACGCATTCGAGCAGGGAATTGCTGGCCAGGCGGTTCGCGCCATGCAGGCCGGTGCAGGCGGTTTCGCCCACGGCGTACAGGCCGGGCAGGTCGGTGCGGCCAAGCAGGTCGGTCACCACGCCGCCGCAGGTGTAATGCGCGGCCGGCACAATGGGGATCGCTTCCTTGGTGATGTCGATGCCCAGTTCCAGGCAGCGCGCATAAATCGTCGGGAAGTGTTCGATCAGGAATTCGGCCGGCTTGTGGCTGATGTCCAGATGGACGTAATCCAGGCCGCGTTTCTTGATTTCGAAGTCGATGGCGCGCGCCACCACGTCGCGCGGCGCCAGTTCGGCACGCTCGTCGTGAGCCAGCATGAAGCGCTGGCCGGCCGCGGCGCCCGCTTCCGGCGGCAGCTTGAGCAGGCCGCCTTCGCCGCGGATCGCTTCCGTAATCAGGAAAGACTTGGCGTAGGGGTGGTACAGGCAGGTCGGGTGGAACTGGATGAATTCCATATTCGACACGCGGCAGCCGGCACGCCAGGCCATGGCGATGCCGTCGCCGCTGGCGGTGTCGGGATTGGTGGTGTAGAGATAGACCTTGCCGGCGCCGCCGGTGGCCATCACCGTGTGTTCGGCGGCGAAGGTCAGCACCTGGCCGGTCTTCGTATCCTGCACGTACAGGCCGTGGCATTTGGGCTGGGAGTGGCCGGGGCGCGGACCCAGCTTGTCCGTGGTGATCAGGTCGATCGCGCAGTGGTGCTCGAACAGGCTGATATTCGGGTGGGCGCGCACTTTTTCTTCCAGCGTCACCTGGACCGCGTGGCCGGTGGCGTCGGCGGCGTGGATGATGCGGCGCTGGCTATGGCCGCCCTCGCGCGTCAGGTGGAAGCCCAGTTCCGCGCTGTCGTCGCGGGTGAAGGGCACGCCCTGGGCGATCAGCCACTCGATGGCGCTGCGGCCGTTTTCGACAATGAAGCGGGTAGCGCCTTCGTCGCACAGGCCGCCGCCGGCCACCAGGGTGTCGGCGATATGCTGTTCATGGCTGTCGCCGGAATCGAGCACGGCGGCGATGCCGCCCTGGGCCCAGTTGCTGGCGCCGTCCAGCAGGGCGCGTTTGGAAATGATGGCGACTTTACGTGTTTCGGCGAGGTGCAGGGCGACCGACAGGCCGGCCAGGCCGCTGCCCACGATGGCTACATCAAATTTCATGGCGATTCGAATTTTCTGTCAAGAAGCATGACTATAGACCATTTGTCATGCCCGCGTCATATTTGGCCCTGCTGGCCGCTCGGCTTTTCGCCGCGGCTTTGATCTGGCTCTGCTCTTCGCTTGTGGCGGCGCAAGGCTGCTCTGCGGGGCGTCCGGCATCATGGCTGAGCCGTTATCGGCGGTGGAGGAGGTGGGCCATGGTCAGGATCTTCAATCATTATGTGTCCCGCGCGGGCATCATCCTGCTGCTGCTGGAGGTGCTGGCGCTGCTCACGGCGGCGGTGCTGGTG
Encoded here:
- the nadB gene encoding L-aspartate oxidase produces the protein MKFDVAIVGSGLAGLSVALHLAETRKVAIISKRALLDGASNWAQGGIAAVLDSGDSHEQHIADTLVAGGGLCDEGATRFIVENGRSAIEWLIAQGVPFTRDDSAELGFHLTREGGHSQRRIIHAADATGHAVQVTLEEKVRAHPNISLFEHHCAIDLITTDKLGPRPGHSQPKCHGLYVQDTKTGQVLTFAAEHTVMATGGAGKVYLYTTNPDTASGDGIAMAWRAGCRVSNMEFIQFHPTCLYHPYAKSFLITEAIRGEGGLLKLPPEAGAAAGQRFMLAHDERAELAPRDVVARAIDFEIKKRGLDYVHLDISHKPAEFLIEHFPTIYARCLELGIDITKEAIPIVPAAHYTCGGVVTDLLGRTDLPGLYAVGETACTGLHGANRLASNSLLECVVVGRACADDILSKEKVDAPYLPDWDESRVSDADEEVVIAHNWDELRRFMWNYVGIVRTTKRLERAQHRIALLKEEIDEYYRNFRITHDLLELRNLVDVASMIVNSALQRRESRGLHFSRDYPDTLPKALPSVLTPSRRRN
- a CDS encoding ABC transporter substrate-binding protein, translated to MKRKTVEGSMRGKRFRHLFHIAVVVLLALVLLLFSGQAGARELLVVGAHFERVFERTPEGEFTGLGPEVVRILATRLGHTARFEIYPWARAQAILSQGKADILVGPYKSFERVQRMAFSRRPFYQDQMVFYALNTSGIVWHGDFATLADHRIVIMNGWTYGEQFEQARPMLKVSVANSVESGLKMVEAQHVVLFASNRRNTEPVLAKLGLAGQMAPLAHVIQVQDGYFAFPKRQLHEALRREFDQAFAAMVESGELKRLGQRFDVTVP